CAGGCCACTGGCTTTCTTGAATGTCCACGACTGTGCTAGAGTCAATCTTCAGCCCCCCACTCACTTCGGCACTGCGCACAAAATCTTGGGTTTGGAGGTCCTCCACTCGCTTCAGCTCTCCCGTAGCCAGCTGGATGATGGCGCCTTTCATGAAATGGGAGGGCAAGTGGGAGGAGGTAATAGGGGGTGGCGTTGGCTCCTTGTCTGGGAAGGTGGTTCTGGCCTGCATGTCCAAACTTGATGCCACCAGGATCTCcgagcccatgggcagcaggccTGGGTCAGTTCCAGTGGGCACCAAGTTGCCATTGGCTACAACCATTGCTTTGGGTAAAGGTCTATGTTTCACCGGTTCCTGATGGGATTGAGGGTAGAATCCTCGGGCCTGATTTTTCTCGGCCATCTCTGCTGGGTTCCTGGCTGACCCTCGCCCCTCACCCTGATGGTCAGGCGTATGATGGGACAGGTTGAGGGGGCTGGGCTCATCCTTCCTCTGAGCTGCCACCACACGATAGTCCTGAGAAGCTAAAGTGCCAACCACTCGCTGGACCTCGAGGTCGGTGTCTGGGGTCCCTCGGTGTGCTGGCACTGCCACCTCCACCCGTGTAGTCTGAGAACCTGAAAACAACTGTCCATCCACCACACAATCTACCACTGGCACCAATCCCTGGCCTTCACCCTTGCTGTTGGGGGAGTCCAGAGCTTCACTTTCCCGTCTTACTAAATTTCGCTCTCGCTGTCTCTGTCCGTTGGCAGGGGCTGCTTCCAGAGTAGACTGGCCCTCCTGAGGGGTAAGAACTGGGCTGGCACCTGCTGGAGGGGTTTCATGCAAGGTGTACCCAGCAGGCAGCCTGGACATTTGATAATAAATGGGCATTCGGCCTGCAGCGAGGTCCAGTGGCTGAGTACTTGAGTGATGTGGCAACTGCCCAGGTGGGGAGGTGGCAGAGGggactttgttgaatgaatgggccGGAGATGAAGCCTGCGGGGGAGGAGTGGCTCCTTCTGCCAGGAGTGAGGCATATGGCACAAAGTGTGGAAGGTGAGAGGTGGCGAGGTtggcagaaggagaaaggaggggaCTTGGTAGGAAATTAGGTGGCACAGCATAGGGAAGGCTATAAGGAGACCCGATAAACTGCAGAGAGGTGGACGGGAGCTGAGCATAGTGGATTGGGGGATAGTGGATTCCTGGATGCTGAATCAGTGAAGACGCTACATTAAATGTGGGGGGCAAGGGGCTCATGTTCACCACGGATGGGAGGCCAGTTGGGGAGAAGGTGGCAGGTGGCACAGCCACCTTATACAGCATGCCATACTGGTCCACTGTCAGACCAGTGATGGCCTCAGCTCCATCACCCCCCAGGCTGACTCTGGCTCCTGCCTGGCTCTGCCCGGCCACCACAACCCCTCGGGACCATTCAGAAGCATCACTTGAGGGTGTGTGGTTAGTTGAGCAGCTGGTAGTTCTCCCCATATCCTCGCTGGTCACGGGGAGGTCTCGTTTCTTTGGTGGAAGGCATTCCTGACTCCTCTCATGAACAGGTTTCATATTGCTTTGTGGTGTTCCTGGAGCCTGGAAAGGGTCGGCCTGCTCCTTGGGGCATCAGAAGGGGCTTCTTTGTGGCTCCCCTGCACccctctctgctgctggctgggGTGCCCACATCTGCTTGGGAACAAATCAGAGGCAAACAAAAGTAACCTAGGGATGAACCAAGTCAAAGGAAATAGCAGGAACTGTGCCCATGGAGGAAGATGTAACAAAGGAGACCACTGGAAAAAAAGAGGTATGAGAGAGGGGCAGGCAAGGATGCTACCCCCCTCGCTCATCCAGCCTAGGACATGAAAGAAACAGGGAAACCACAAAGAGCTACAAAAACAAGCATTCAATGATGCATAAATAACCTGTGGGCTCTACAATCCCAGAGAGACCAACAGCTTTGTGATTAGTCATGTCTCTGATGGGGACCTTGACTTTTCAGTCTTCTCCCCTAAGGGGGATTTGAACACACAGTCTTTGCTACTTGCTCTTTTTCCTAAGTTTCTCCTTTTGCTACCAGACTACTGTGCTATCTTCTTTCCTGAAATATGACCTCATCCTCACTTCCCTTCCCCAGCCTAATTTGAGTTATGATCTCATCTat
Above is a window of Diceros bicornis minor isolate mBicDic1 chromosome 32, mDicBic1.mat.cur, whole genome shotgun sequence DNA encoding:
- the ATXN1L gene encoding ataxin-1-like; translated protein: MKPVHERSQECLPPKKRDLPVTSEDMGRTTSCSTNHTPSSDASEWSRGVVVAGQSQAGARVSLGGDGAEAITGLTVDQYGMLYKVAVPPATFSPTGLPSVVNMSPLPPTFNVASSLIQHPGIHYPPIHYAQLPSTSLQFIGSPYSLPYAVPPNFLPSPLLSPSANLATSHLPHFVPYASLLAEGATPPPQASSPAHSFNKVPSATSPPGQLPHHSSTQPLDLAAGRMPIYYQMSRLPAGYTLHETPPAGASPVLTPQEGQSTLEAAPANGQRQRERNLVRRESEALDSPNSKGEGQGLVPVVDCVVDGQLFSGSQTTRVEVAVPAHRGTPDTDLEVQRVVGTLASQDYRVVAAQRKDEPSPLNLSHHTPDHQGEGRGSARNPAEMAEKNQARGFYPQSHQEPVKHRPLPKAMVVANGNLVPTGTDPGLLPMGSEILVASSLDMQARTTFPDKEPTPPPITSSHLPSHFMKGAIIQLATGELKRVEDLQTQDFVRSAEVSGGLKIDSSTVVDIQESQWPGFVMLHFVVGEQQSKVSIEVPPEHPFFVYGQGWSSCSPGRTAQLFSLPCHRLQVGDVCISISLQSLNSNSVSQASCAPPGQLGPPRERPERTVLGPREQCDSEGKSQPSGEGSRMVEPSQPEPGAQACWPAPSFQRYSMQGEEARAALLRPSFIPQEVKLSIEGRSNAGK